In one Mycobacterium sp. NBC_00419 genomic region, the following are encoded:
- a CDS encoding ferredoxin codes for MRIEVDPGKCTGHGICETIAEDVFEVGDDGLVRLHDSHRPESDRARMQQAVTQCPAAALTVVEDDQ; via the coding sequence ATGCGCATCGAGGTCGACCCCGGCAAATGTACCGGGCATGGCATCTGCGAGACGATCGCCGAGGACGTCTTCGAAGTCGGTGACGACGGCCTGGTGCGCCTGCACGACAGCCACCGGCCCGAGTCGGACCGCGCGCGGATGCAGCAGGCCGTGACGCAGTGCCCGGCCGCGGCGCTGACCGTGGTCGAGGACGACCAGTGA
- a CDS encoding NIPSNAP family protein, whose product MKKYFSHTLLYLHETIALGSERSDRFTEQFTAVYQPMMESLGARLFSIWESTPYNGNWPQVTIIWEIDAFADYAGIGRAQAPGGSHRDAFVAWSDYLAGVGASGEGRIMYAGRSNRTLAELIDAKVGAGLVIQEVMQTKPGRQDDYIRELERLYVPWSERTGKRWLGSFITTFRFNEVIHYWALDGDWDCFENHYPSWKDSPPAEIVTWMSVAPALRDGWEDSILQALPPSPLR is encoded by the coding sequence GTGAAGAAGTACTTCAGCCACACCCTGCTCTACCTGCACGAGACCATCGCGCTGGGCAGCGAGCGCAGCGACCGGTTCACCGAACAGTTCACCGCCGTATACCAGCCGATGATGGAATCCCTTGGTGCACGGCTGTTCTCGATCTGGGAGAGCACCCCGTACAACGGGAACTGGCCGCAGGTCACGATCATCTGGGAGATCGACGCCTTCGCCGACTACGCCGGGATCGGCCGGGCGCAGGCGCCCGGCGGCAGCCACCGCGACGCGTTCGTGGCCTGGTCGGATTACCTCGCCGGGGTGGGCGCCTCCGGTGAGGGCCGGATCATGTACGCCGGACGCAGCAATCGCACCCTGGCCGAACTCATCGACGCCAAAGTCGGTGCCGGGCTGGTGATCCAGGAGGTCATGCAGACCAAGCCGGGTCGTCAGGACGACTACATCCGCGAGCTCGAACGACTCTATGTGCCATGGTCGGAACGCACCGGTAAACGCTGGCTCGGCTCGTTCATCACGACGTTCCGGTTCAACGAGGTGATCCACTACTGGGCGCTCGACGGTGACTGGGACTGCTTCGAGAATCACTACCCGTCCTGGAAGGACAGCCCACCCGCCGAGATCGTCACCTGGATGAGTGTCGCCCCGGCCCTGCGCGACGGCTGGGAGGACTCCATCCTGCAGGCGCTCCCGCCGTCCCCGTTGCGATAG
- a CDS encoding cytochrome P450 has translation MQNFSYHPFDPEVMADPRPFYRTLRDSHPVYYIEDLDTFALSRFDDIWRVLEINDGTFVASEGTLPSAAVLEHRNDGPVPDPALHPMPFHANFDAPIYDDVRRCTAGPFRPKPAATLQSRIQELANQRLDELLPRGRFDLTQDYGGIVAASIVCELIGLPTDLAADVLATVNAGSLAQPGSGVEVANARPGYLEYLIPVVARARTGGGSVIVEQLLNYRLPDGSALSDAEVAVQLLGVFIGGTETVPKIVAHGLWELSRHPEQLAAVRADPAATVAVARDEMIRYCAPAQWFARTVRRPFTIHDTTVQPGQRIISLLASANRDEREYTDPEAFVWDRPIDRSLAFGRGQHFCLGYHLARLEIAVLVGEWLRRVPDYAIEENAAWRPPSSFQWGWNSVPVEVQ, from the coding sequence ATGCAGAACTTCTCCTATCACCCGTTCGATCCCGAGGTGATGGCCGACCCGCGGCCGTTCTATCGCACCCTGCGCGACAGCCACCCGGTGTACTACATCGAGGACCTGGACACCTTCGCGTTGTCCCGCTTCGACGACATCTGGCGGGTGCTCGAGATCAACGACGGCACCTTCGTCGCCTCCGAGGGCACGCTGCCCTCGGCCGCGGTGCTCGAGCACCGCAACGACGGTCCGGTGCCCGATCCTGCGTTGCACCCCATGCCGTTTCACGCCAACTTCGACGCACCGATCTACGACGACGTCCGGCGCTGCACCGCGGGCCCGTTCCGCCCGAAACCGGCCGCCACCCTGCAGAGTCGCATCCAGGAGCTGGCCAACCAGCGTCTCGACGAGCTGTTGCCGCGCGGCAGGTTCGATCTCACCCAGGATTACGGCGGCATCGTCGCAGCCTCGATCGTCTGCGAGTTGATCGGCCTGCCGACCGATCTCGCGGCCGACGTGCTGGCCACCGTGAACGCCGGCAGCCTGGCACAGCCGGGCAGCGGTGTCGAGGTGGCCAACGCCCGACCGGGCTACCTGGAGTACCTGATCCCGGTTGTCGCCCGGGCCCGCACCGGTGGCGGCTCGGTGATCGTCGAGCAGCTGCTGAACTACCGGCTGCCGGACGGGTCGGCGCTGTCCGATGCCGAGGTGGCCGTCCAGCTGCTGGGGGTGTTCATCGGCGGCACCGAGACCGTGCCCAAGATCGTCGCGCACGGCTTGTGGGAACTCAGCAGGCATCCCGAGCAGCTCGCCGCGGTGCGCGCCGACCCGGCCGCCACCGTTGCGGTCGCCCGCGACGAGATGATCCGATACTGCGCACCCGCACAGTGGTTCGCCCGAACGGTTCGGCGGCCCTTCACGATTCACGACACCACGGTCCAGCCCGGCCAACGGATCATCAGCCTGCTGGCCTCGGCCAACCGCGACGAACGCGAGTACACCGACCCGGAGGCCTTCGTCTGGGACCGCCCCATCGACCGGTCGTTGGCCTTCGGTCGCGGCCAACACTTCTGCCTCGGCTATCACCTGGCCCGGCTCGAGATCGCGGTGCTGGTCGGCGAGTGGCTGCGTCGGGTGCCCGACTACGCCATCGAGGAGAACGCGGCCTGGCGTCCGCCGTCGAGCTTCCAATGGGGCTGGAACTCGGTCCCCGTCGAAGTGCAATAA
- a CDS encoding molybdopterin-dependent oxidoreductase, with protein MSVENRVTYCRICEPMCGLIAAVENDRLVSLRPDPDHPLSQGRACPKGIAFTDVQNDPDRVLTPLRRRSDGQFEKVSWDVALDDIAARLTAIIARHGGTSVGQYIGNPTAFGYAAGLWGGLLMARIGTKHLYSAGSQDINSRFVASKLLYGAVSQLPFPDLPRTDFLLMLGANPLVSRGSAVRAPRIKDDLTAIARRGGRVVVIDPRRTETARAHEHIAVRPDSDAWLLLSMLNVIFTEGLDDAAAIARQSTGGAALRALCAPFPPEETATRTGVTADTLRTLARDFATAPTATAYGRTGACLGNHGTLVSFLLDVLTLVTGNLDRPGGTLMSHAVIPLEDMGERSGNLTYGKSHSRVGNLPDVNGTFPAAVMAEEITTPGEGQLRALFVQAGNPVLTVPNSDALEAAIRKLDLLVSLDFYVTETNKYADYILPATTMLERDDLPTTFAACCPSVFVQTTEAVLKPYGQARAEWEVYADIAKRMGLSLFATGPLERLNPVLSLLERKGIMNVTPKSLMSLLLRLGPYGDRFGLRRGGLNLKKLRANPHGLVLADHVPTGVLEKVVRHPGGKVRLDPPEIVAEVGRLGSRGHDDAQFPLLAIGIREVRSQNSWMHNSPTLMKGDRKQRTRINPHDAGAAGIVDGGRVRITSRQGAIETDVVVTDEVGSGTIAVPHGWGHRGGWQLANSMPGANVNELTSSRPEDLETLAGMSVLNGVAVRIEAVS; from the coding sequence ATGTCGGTCGAGAATCGCGTTACCTACTGCCGGATCTGCGAACCGATGTGCGGGCTGATCGCCGCCGTGGAGAACGACCGGCTGGTGTCGCTGCGCCCCGATCCGGACCACCCGCTATCCCAGGGCCGGGCCTGCCCGAAGGGCATCGCGTTCACCGACGTCCAGAACGACCCCGACCGGGTGCTGACGCCGCTGCGCCGGCGATCCGACGGTCAGTTCGAGAAAGTCAGCTGGGACGTGGCACTTGATGACATCGCGGCGCGGCTGACGGCGATCATCGCCCGCCACGGCGGGACGTCGGTGGGCCAGTACATCGGCAACCCGACCGCGTTCGGGTATGCGGCCGGACTGTGGGGCGGGCTGCTGATGGCGCGCATCGGCACCAAGCACCTGTATTCGGCGGGCTCCCAGGACATCAACAGCCGCTTCGTCGCGAGCAAGCTGCTCTACGGCGCGGTGAGCCAGCTGCCGTTCCCGGACCTGCCCCGCACCGACTTCCTGCTGATGCTCGGGGCCAACCCGCTGGTGTCGCGGGGCAGCGCGGTCCGCGCGCCCCGCATCAAGGACGACCTGACCGCGATCGCCCGCCGCGGGGGCCGGGTGGTCGTGATCGACCCGCGCCGCACCGAAACCGCGCGCGCCCACGAGCACATCGCCGTGCGACCCGACTCGGATGCCTGGCTGCTGCTGTCGATGCTCAACGTCATCTTCACCGAGGGCCTCGACGACGCCGCGGCCATCGCCCGGCAGTCCACCGGTGGTGCCGCGCTACGCGCCCTCTGCGCGCCGTTCCCTCCGGAGGAGACCGCGACCCGCACCGGGGTGACCGCCGACACGCTTCGTACCCTGGCCCGCGACTTCGCCACCGCACCCACCGCGACCGCCTACGGGCGCACCGGGGCATGCCTGGGCAACCACGGCACCCTGGTCAGCTTTCTGCTCGACGTGCTGACACTGGTGACCGGCAACCTCGACCGCCCCGGCGGCACCCTGATGTCGCATGCCGTTATCCCGCTGGAGGACATGGGCGAGCGGTCCGGGAACCTGACCTACGGCAAGTCGCATTCGCGCGTCGGCAACCTGCCCGATGTCAACGGCACATTCCCCGCGGCGGTGATGGCCGAGGAGATCACCACGCCGGGTGAGGGCCAACTGCGTGCCCTGTTCGTCCAGGCCGGCAACCCGGTGCTGACGGTGCCGAACAGCGACGCGCTGGAAGCGGCCATCCGGAAACTGGATCTGCTTGTCTCCCTTGACTTCTACGTCACCGAGACCAACAAATACGCCGACTACATCCTGCCTGCGACCACCATGCTGGAGCGCGACGACCTGCCGACCACCTTCGCGGCATGCTGCCCCTCGGTGTTCGTCCAGACCACCGAGGCCGTGCTCAAGCCGTACGGACAGGCCCGCGCGGAGTGGGAGGTCTACGCCGACATCGCCAAGCGGATGGGCCTGTCACTGTTCGCCACCGGACCGCTAGAGCGCCTCAATCCCGTTCTGTCCCTGCTGGAACGCAAGGGCATCATGAACGTGACACCGAAGAGCCTGATGTCGCTGCTACTGCGACTGGGCCCCTACGGGGATCGATTCGGGTTGCGCCGCGGCGGGCTGAACCTCAAGAAGCTGCGGGCGAACCCGCACGGGTTGGTGCTCGCCGATCACGTTCCGACCGGGGTGCTCGAGAAGGTCGTCCGCCACCCAGGCGGTAAGGTCCGGCTCGACCCGCCGGAGATCGTCGCCGAGGTCGGCCGGCTGGGCTCGCGCGGCCACGACGATGCGCAGTTCCCGTTGCTGGCCATCGGCATTCGCGAAGTCCGGTCGCAGAACTCCTGGATGCACAACAGCCCCACCCTGATGAAGGGCGACCGTAAGCAGCGCACCCGGATCAACCCGCACGACGCCGGTGCCGCCGGGATCGTCGACGGCGGACGGGTCCGGATCACCTCGCGCCAGGGTGCCATCGAAACCGACGTGGTGGTCACCGACGAGGTCGGCAGCGGAACCATCGCCGTCCCCCACGGGTGGGGTCACCGCGGCGGCTGGCAGCTGGCCAACAGCATGCCCGGAGCCAACGTCAACGAGCTGACCTCCAGCCGGCCCGAGGATCTCGAGACACTGGCGGGGATGTCGGTGCTCAACGGCGTCGCGGTGCGCATCGAAGCGGTGTCCTAG
- a CDS encoding DUF6941 family protein — translation MRAMVLLANSGHLDQNGTVHALGLGWTTSPTPTAQHVLIVFVEVQWSELGRSFPIRAELVDSDGARVAHTEENTIKARRHPVHPEGTPVTIPFIATIPPLKLTVGERYQWRVSIAGEMHEDWLAGFTVTE, via the coding sequence ATGAGAGCCATGGTGCTGCTGGCCAACAGCGGCCACCTGGACCAGAACGGGACGGTGCATGCCCTCGGGCTGGGCTGGACCACCAGCCCTACGCCGACTGCGCAGCACGTCCTGATCGTGTTCGTCGAGGTCCAGTGGTCGGAGCTGGGCCGATCCTTCCCGATCCGCGCGGAGCTCGTCGACAGCGACGGTGCCCGGGTGGCCCATACCGAGGAGAACACCATCAAGGCCCGCCGCCACCCGGTGCACCCGGAGGGCACGCCGGTCACCATCCCGTTCATTGCGACCATCCCGCCGCTGAAGCTCACGGTGGGTGAGCGCTACCAGTGGCGGGTGTCCATCGCCGGCGAGATGCACGAGGACTGGCTGGCCGGCTTCACCGTGACGGAGTGA